The Argentina anserina chromosome 5, drPotAnse1.1, whole genome shotgun sequence genome includes the window CAAAAATCCACTCAGTAATCAGTATATGTATAGTCTCACAGGGAGTCTATGCGATACACCTTAGAGTGTGGGCACCAGCAGCATGATAGTCACGTGCAGGTTAGTCTGTTAGTgaatttgattagtcaatttGGTCAAAAGTTGAATACTGTgtaaacaaaataattaaaagacACCTTGGAATCAACTCAAACATCACTAACTACCATAataattcattattttttgttcATTATTTTTGATATCAACAAAACTTGTTACACGCACTAAGACAAATTATTAATAAAGCTGTAACaaaaaattttattaataagGGAATATtaacataaataaattaaattaaattaaaaaataacaactgAAATCACACTTTAAGAAGGTATAGACTATAATTCAGTATTTTGTTCTATTTTATTAGTTTAGTTTTACAAACTATGACAATCTTATAGTCCATGTTCTTGCATGCACAAATATAATAAATTGCTAAACTTCAACGAAAACTACTAATTTTAAAAGTTAATGTGGTTAACAATTAAATAATGAATTTTGGGTTATAAGGTCACGAAAGTTGACCTTGTAGATCGAATTGTATCATTAATGACAAAATGTACTGTAAAGTTTCACGATactattattttaatttttttagaagTGATTCACAACAAATTCATAAATTAGTATGAGAAAACTAAATGCTAAATAGTGGGATATGATATGAGGTTAGAAGTTAATTGAGGATAAAGTTTACTTGAATTTACGTTGTGGTATAAAATAAGATATCAAAGCTACTTGATTTACGTTTCCTCATATTTGTTTGTCTCAATGAAGTAATTTTTGAGAAAAATTAAGCATGAAAATAGGTTAACAAACTATTGGTGACAAATGAATCGAAGTCAAACTAAATGTGAAATTAacggatttttttttttacaaaattcaTAATTCATGCCAATCGTCCCATCTAACCGTCGGTTTTGTTCACGTTATtgtcatttgaaaatataagttaataaatttaatttataagTATAAATTTGAGTTGGTTAAGTAGAATGAAGTCGAAACATGAACAAAAATGAATGTATTAGAATTAATAACCGAAAATGTTGTCattcatttttaattttaagtaTCAACCTTTTccatcatcatatatattaagtTTCTAACATTAACAACGATCAAATTAATAGTAGTACTCTACCATAAAATATTAGTAACCACTATCATCACCAACAATGGATGTTAACTATCATTTAATCTCACATGTAAGTAAACTCAAAAACTCTATCAATACAtattaaacaaaaacaatactaCGCTACTTGGATTAATTGATGAATATGACTTGATgttattataagtttaaccTCTATAGCATTGAGTTTATtttgtaaatatatacatgtgtaaAAAAAACCGTGTATAAAAAATGCAAAAGGTTGGAACTTGTAGTATtctcattatatttatttacaagacaatttttctcaatttctCCAAATAATGCAGTCTTTTTTGTCAAAATTTCTTTTATGCATGTTATATATGTAGGTTTAGTTAAGAAACAAATAAAGAAACTGcattacatttttcttttaatttaacataatttatttttgtttttaaaatattaatgTAATTTCTTAATAATAAGTAGACTTTAAAATGTTTGGGCTCAAATGTTTTttacaaagaaaaaacaatacaAAAGGAAATAAGTACATTAATTAGATGATGTCAGCTGGGCCCATTCCAGTtacattttattattttttattatgtgaTCAACTTAACACCGTTAAATAGACAAGTTAGTcttgatttttggtttgaTGATTTGATTGGCTGACTTTGTTTTTCAGTATTATTATATTAGTCGGTGTGTAGTCACATAGGTGTATTGAATCCGTTTCCTAGTCTCATAATAGTGATCATTCTAGATTTAGATTTGATAAATGCCAGGTGCACATTTAATAAATTATCAACCAAATCAAGCCTAGCAAGTTGGTGATTAATTAGTAATTGAGTTGAACATGCTAGTTGGATGATTTTAAAGAAACCAATATCTTTTCCAAAATATTGAACTTATTATAGCACTTAATTCTATCCAATAAATTAGCCTGTACATCGACGAAATTGTAGAACTTGATGGATCTCTACATGCTCGTACGTTGTACCGAGTCTCATCTCGCTCTCCCTCCCGACCTCCCCCATAATCAAACAGAGTCAATAGATAATAAGAACAACTTTTGATAATCCAAACTTCCAAAGTAATTACTTAGCCAGTGAAGATTATGATATGCATGTTGATCTTTGTAAGCCTTTATCAATTTAAGAGTATGCCAAATTAATCCCAACATTGACTTGTGAACTGTGAGCACGTACGTGCTATGCAATATACACGTTGATACGAGATTTGACTATGATCTAACTTGCTGACAACGAGATTTATAATTGGCCGGAGTCACTTGATACTTATCTATGGATTAATTTGGCAATGTCAACCTGCTTGAAGAATATAttaagtttctttcaaaagaaaaagaaaaaagaagaataataTATTAAGATCAGAAGCTATTCGCCTATCGATGAGCCATCATGTTGGTTTGGTACGCAGCGATAGCTAATTCGTAAAATTCAACACCCCGCGATATGCGAACATTAATCTATGGGTTCTGTCACTATAGTTTCTTAGTTAGTGCTTGGAAAATATTATAGAAGTTAGCTAGTAACTAATCCGACATGCAACAATGTGAAGGATCAGTTATGATCACTTGGTTTATATAGAGGCACATCATGTTGAAACTAATTTGATAAGATCGAGttcatatattgatatatatgtgtgCATAAGATAGTTTGGATTATCTGCGGCTGAACTACGGATTGATTGAGGAttgattgattaattaattaagtacCTTAGTCGACAACATAAATTGAATTCAAGAGTTCGAATATCAAAATTGTATAAACTAATAAAACTGAAACCAGTGTGTGATACATGATGATGACAGAGCTAACAAGTCATAATTCATAACTATCAACGACACAATAACAATAGAAGGTCCAGATAATTGTTTGCTTTTTTGTTAGAAATGTCTCTTTTTTttccatatttttatttgcaaaattaattatattgtcAATAGCTTAAAAATTAATGAAGAGattaatttctatatatagcttGGGACTCTCATCATGATCGATCATATGGGGTCCAACACCATGATGTATTTCCAAAGCCATCCCATCGACAATTCAATTTCTGCCTTGTAACGAAGGATTCAGTTTTCAAAATGACCCTTCTCTCCGCTAAGGACACttcttgaaacttgaaagtaatGCGTGCCTATCGCACTATGCAATATGCTGTGTACTGCGGCTAAAACCAAGCAGACTACGATGTCGATCAGCAGGTGTGTTTGGAAATGGTGGAGGCAAATCTCAAGGACCACAAACACAGGCTTGTCTTTGCCTTGCTAATTCACATTAGGGTTTATACAGGACCACTTGCACTCTTTCCTTGCTAACACTCCATGGGTGCTTTCTGAAAACGATGGTCTGCATTATATCTAATAAGTATCACTCAAACTCTCAGACACATAAATACAAGCCATCCAAATGTTTGAGACCTAGAAGATTCATAAGGCAAGTCCTTTTGGCTTCGGAGGTGAGGGTTCAGGGGTTTTCCACTTCTTTACATGAATGAGTGATGAGTCTTCTTTCCACTCAGAATGTTTCGCATCAATATTTAGTTTTGTATGTGTCGTGTATTATGAGGAGAGTCATAGACAGCTCAAATATCTATACCGACCTGAAAATTCGACACGTTCAGTTAAACGTAAGTTGAGTAAAACTCAAGAAATGTAGAATGCAAGTGAATGTATAAGTACCTCTGTTGACTCTGTTCAAATGACCGCAGCTATGGCCTATGGATTGATAGGATTGATCAAATTTTCGTAAACAAAATGAAGACACCAATATTCTTAAATCATACATAATTTGATCACTATAATACCAAGTTAGGCACCACCGACTACGAACTTGCACTGGATCATAGTGCATGAAGCCTAACATGGCAAATATCATTGAAAGTTTCCCTTTTCATACAAGTGAATAGATAGAGAACAACTGTCTAATTTCAAGAGGATCGGCAAACACTAAATTTCAGAAAACATTAACATAATCAATTTAGAATTAGTGCTTCGATGCGTTTCTTTAATATAAGATTTAGGTTAAGTGTAGGTCCCAAACTAGTGAAATATATTACAACAAAAATATACCATGTAAGACACTTGAATGATACCATACAATCATACACAGATGCTGGATCTCATAAATTCTTCCTTCAATGCACCTCTACTCTCCCTGCTTTACCCCTCATCCCAAAACGGAGTCGTCACCATTTCTGCCGCCGTTAGCCTCCTTAAACCCCGGAACGGAACGCCGGcccctctttttctttcccGAAATAAATCCTCCATTTCTTCCATCTTCTTCTACTTTATCCAAAACGGAGAGAATCCAGTAAAAATCTGCTTCGTTTGTTACTGTtcataaaagtaaaaaataattttaatatatttgattaaaaacaaaaacaaataggTTTCCATTCTTTTCCAGTCTTCCCCATTCAATCTTTCTCTGCCTGTTTCTATTTTCCTCTCTGAAAAAACCTGCACTCTGTCTCTCACAAAGCACCAATTGCTGCTGTTGTCTCTAGGCTAGGGTTTGCAGAACAATTCGAGCTCGACATTTCGTATATTAAGGCAAAGCGCCCATCTTTTCTTAGCTCTCTTGCATTTTTGAGAATCTGAtcagagagagggagggggCATGATTCGGATTtcggaggaagaagaaggatggCATTTTGGGTAAATAAGCTGCGAAAGTGAGGGCGGAGAGTTCTCTCGGGATGGGCGTGGCCAAATCGTGGAGGTTCAGCTTGACACCGGCGGCAGCGAAGCTGGCTCCGTTACAGCAACCCCACGGCTACAATGGCGGTGGTGCGGCGCCGCCCAAGCAGCTGAGCTCGAGATCGCCGAGAACGGCGACCAGGAGGTGGTCGTTAGCGTGTGGGCTGATGCTGTTTGGGCTGGGCCTGGTGTCGCTGTTCACTGGACACGTGGCCTCTGATCTCGAATGGTGGTACACTCAGCGCGTGGCCAGTCGCGGCTTCTACTTGAAGCTGGTAAACACTCTCTATCCACCTCTTCTTCAATTTCCGATGGTTGGTAAAGTCCGACGAGTTTGAATACAAGTTTCTTATTATTTTGATCTTGTTGGGGTGGGGGGTTTAGACCGGAAATGGTCGTGAGCCGATTGATGTATGGAAGTCAAAGTACTCGAAATTCTACTACGGTTGCAGTGATAGAGGCCGGCATTATACTCGTGAGTAGGAGAAATATAAAGGCCGTGAATTTGTCATTATCAGGCTTTTGTTTGTAACAGTTtaattgatgacgttttcggtGTTGAATCCAGCGGCGAAGAAAGAGAAGGCATCAAATGGATACTTGCTGATTGCAACAAGTGGAGGGTTGAACCAGCAAAGAACAGGAGTAATGAAACtcttgtttccttcttttactCAACCATAATTTAGTTAATTACTGGCTTCAGATTGCCTAAAATGGaaagtttttttatttttcctgtAATCCCAGATAACAGATGCAGTGGTTGTGGCTCGAATTCTTAATGCTACCTTAGTTGTGCCCGAGCTGGATCATAATTCCTACTGGAAGGATGATAGGTACCATTTTGTTCTATCAATGTTTTAGCCCTGCTAGGCACTGGTAGCCTTTCTATCAATGTCTTCTAGTAATCTTCTTATTTGTTCCACAATTTAACCATGCAGTGACTTTGTCAATATTTTTGATGCGGAATGGTTCATATCTTCTCTCGCAAAAGATGTCACCATTATTCGGAGAGTTCCTGAAAAAGTCATGAGGAGTATGGAAAAACCTCCATATACCATGCGTGTTCCTAGGAAATCTGAGCCTGAATATTATATTGATCAAGTTTTACCAATACTCTTGAGGAGACGTGTAAGTATACTAATTTTCCTCATGATATGTAAACCAGATATCCTTCAAAAATTTCTGTTATGATGACAGCAAAAGCCAGGCTAATACTTGCGTAATTTGACAGGTTCTGCAACTGACGAAGTTTGATTATAGACTTTCGAGTAACCTTGATGACGAGCTGCAGAAGTTACGTTGTCGTGTTAATTATCATGCACTAAGATTTACAAAATCTATCAATGAGCTCGGTCAGAAACTTGTTATGAGAATGCAACAGATGACAACACGTTTTGTTGCTGTTCACTTGAGGTTTGTTACGTATTACCTATCAATATAAACTAAGGCTAATAGATTCCAAAGTTATTTAATGTTCCTCGAGCATAGATATTCATTAAAGAGCACATTGTTCAGTTGCACTCTACCTTCTCAACTCTACTTTTCTTTTGGGGCCGTGCAAGCATGTTTAAGTTATCTTAGTGATCCACCCCTTTCTCCTTAAGTTGTCCTTTCTAGCTATAATGAAAATATCAATCTTGTTGACTTGTCAGATTTGCCTTTCCgcaaatttatataaatggcTACAATATTTTTTAAGATATATGCCAACAGGCATGTAGTGCCTGATATGTAGTTTTTACTATAACCACAGTTTAGTTCTGCTGGGGTGTCGAACCATACACTTTTAGTTTGAGAATATAGGATTCTGAGTAATGACCACATATGTATTCTATTTCCCATGCTTATGGTGATTTTCATGAGTGCATCTTAGATCAATTTTGAGAAATATGAATATCTGCATTCAGTTTTGTGGTAGCAGCTTTCATTTTTGGTATTGTTAATTTGTCGTAGCTATTAAAATGCTTGCATATGTGTCTGATATCCATCAATTAAATATATGGTTTAATTTATGTTGATGGCTTGTTAATGTAAgaatttcctctttttttgaCAGGTTTGAACCTGATATGCTAGCATTTTCTGGGTGTTACTATGGTGGGGGTGATAAAGAGAGATATGAGCTTTCTGAAATAAGAAAACGATGGGCGACTTTACCTGTGAGATTGCTATTtccctttttccttttttttttcttttctattttgttACTAACGCAAACAATATGTTCCCATTCAACTCATTAGACATTGAACAATTCATAATGTACCATACTTGTGATGACGATATTTGGTCCTTATCTGTATTATCTCTTGGCGTAATCtttcttatatttttaataggATTTGAGCCCTATTGATGAGCGAAAACGAGGAAAATGTCCGCTGACTCCTCATGAAGTTGGTCTAATGCTGCGTGCACTTGGTTTCACAAATGACACATACCTCTATGTAGCTTCTGGTGAAATATATGGAGGAGACGAGACTCTGAGGCCTCTAAGAGAACTGTTCCCAAACTTTTACACGAAGGAGATGCTTGCTAATGAAGAGCTAAAACCTTTTCTTCCTTTCTCTTCTCGTCTTGCTGCAGTTGACTACATTGTCTCTGACGAAAGTGATGTTTTTGTCACTAATAATAATGGGAATATGGCCAAGATTCTCGCGGGTCGAAGGTCAGTAATAATTTGCATTAAGTGTCATAAATTTAACGTTGTGTACAGTGCACTATTGAACTATATCTTGCTTTTGAGTTGAAAATACTagctgaattataaacttAACCGTAACCTAGCAAGGATGAATATGTTCCTCCACATAAATTTTGTTGAACAGGCAGAAGATAGACTTCTGAACTACTAACTTAACAATTGCGGcttcagacaaaaaaaattaacaattgCGGTTGTCTTCACAAATCATAGTTATGCAGCACTGAGGTTGATTTCAGATTTAAAAGTGTTGTGGTCATTGTCATAGAGTTCAAGCTAGATTTTTGTATTCCATTTCTTGTACATCTTTGTCTTGGTAGGAGTatttgcattttctttcttccatTTAACAAATCGTTTGAGATAACATTCCAGCTTGGGAGACACGGGTTTACATTGTCTTTAACCCTCATCAGCTGTCTGATATTAGGTTATTGCCTAATGAGTTTGCAGATGAGTGCTGTTCATTATCCAGTTGGGTGTTTGTTCAGCTATCATCTAAATAGTACCTGCCAGTAGAAAGTTGTATGCTGTAACTTGTAAGCAAACTAAATTTGAGTACTTAAAAGAATTTGAAACCATGTTCCACTTCATATCAAGCAGGAAATTCTGTGACTACCAAAGGATTATGGTTGTTCCTGACTTGGTCTTAGAATGACAATTTCTTCTTACAATGTTAATCTGTTTCATCATCATTTCTGTCTCCAATTGTAGCAATTGGTATATCATCTAAGCCGACAGAACATACAGATAATTGATGTCTATTATATGGTTAATAAATCGTACCGACTGAAAAATCTCTATGAACAGAAAATTTTCTCGAAGTAGTGGTATTTGTTTAATTGCATAATTTCTCAAGGAAAGGCTGCACTGAAAGAGATATTCATGTTTAGTCTCTAGATAAACGAGTACTTTGACATCGTGGTTATTATGTTCATAATCTCTACTACTGTTCCGCTCCTGCTCTGTTGagaagaaattatatataaaagatCAAGTACAGGAGAGAACAAGAAGTTGGCAGAGCCTATAAACTTCTAAACAAGTAGAACAAGAAATTTGTCCTTCAGTACTTGTTTTTGcctatttgttttaatttttcttttctttctttgggaGACCCTAATGTTGTTGCCTTCCCACAGGAGGTATATGGGTCATAAGAGGACAATCCGGCCGAATGCAAAGA containing:
- the LOC126796249 gene encoding O-fucosyltransferase 29 — protein: MGVAKSWRFSLTPAAAKLAPLQQPHGYNGGGAAPPKQLSSRSPRTATRRWSLACGLMLFGLGLVSLFTGHVASDLEWWYTQRVASRGFYLKLTGNGREPIDVWKSKYSKFYYGCSDRGRHYTPAKKEKASNGYLLIATSGGLNQQRTGITDAVVVARILNATLVVPELDHNSYWKDDSDFVNIFDAEWFISSLAKDVTIIRRVPEKVMRSMEKPPYTMRVPRKSEPEYYIDQVLPILLRRRVLQLTKFDYRLSSNLDDELQKLRCRVNYHALRFTKSINELGQKLVMRMQQMTTRFVAVHLRFEPDMLAFSGCYYGGGDKERYELSEIRKRWATLPDLSPIDERKRGKCPLTPHEVGLMLRALGFTNDTYLYVASGEIYGGDETLRPLRELFPNFYTKEMLANEELKPFLPFSSRLAAVDYIVSDESDVFVTNNNGNMAKILAGRRRYMGHKRTIRPNAKRLSALFMARDQMDWGTFAKKVKSCQRGFMGEPEDMKLGRGEFHEFPYACICEKPLSSIDNNDHHT